Proteins from one Bradyrhizobium amphicarpaeae genomic window:
- a CDS encoding outer membrane protein, producing the protein MRSVKSLVSTAASINALLDWNFESGMKTILASVSFIALSVSASSAADLAPSYTKAPMLQAAAYNWTGFYAGLNAGYAFGRETSTASAGGGIFSISNSSAYDGFLGGGQLGYNAQFGSIVVGVEGDIQYADVGGKFSVLVPGVGGNFETNKLNAFGTVRGRVGFAFDRVLVYGTGGFAAGRNTFTLSDAVGTSVDDSATHTGWAAGAGLEYGIRENWSVKAEYLHVDLGSKDYFSGIGLVVFQSRMKFDIARAGVNYRF; encoded by the coding sequence ATGCGAAGTGTGAAATCGCTTGTTTCAACTGCTGCTTCGATCAACGCACTGTTGGATTGGAATTTTGAGAGTGGAATGAAAACGATTCTCGCAAGCGTGTCTTTTATTGCACTGAGCGTTTCCGCATCGAGTGCTGCAGATCTGGCGCCCTCTTACACGAAAGCTCCAATGCTGCAGGCCGCAGCATATAATTGGACTGGATTCTATGCAGGTCTGAACGCCGGATATGCTTTCGGTCGCGAAACAAGCACTGCATCTGCAGGAGGTGGCATCTTCTCTATTTCAAACAGCTCGGCCTACGACGGTTTCCTTGGCGGTGGTCAGTTGGGCTACAATGCGCAATTCGGCTCAATTGTGGTTGGTGTCGAAGGCGACATCCAATACGCAGACGTTGGCGGAAAGTTTTCCGTTTTGGTGCCTGGTGTTGGTGGGAATTTTGAAACGAATAAACTCAATGCGTTTGGGACAGTGCGAGGGCGCGTCGGCTTCGCTTTTGATCGAGTCCTCGTATATGGAACGGGAGGCTTCGCGGCTGGCAGGAATACCTTTACACTGAGCGACGCGGTCGGAACATCGGTCGACGATAGCGCAACGCATACGGGGTGGGCGGCCGGTGCCGGTTTGGAATACGGCATTCGTGAGAACTGGAGTGTGAAGGCTGAATACCTTCATGTCGACCTGGGTTCAAAAGACTATTTCTCGGGTATAGGTCTGGTCGTTTTTCAGAGCAGAATGAAATTCGATATCGCGAGGGCGGGTGTGAACTATCGCTTTTAA
- a CDS encoding outer membrane protein, translating to MVHHRKSATESVEDFEMKKMLLAAASLISLASCADAADLAARPYTKAPAMIAAVHDWSGFYVGASAGYGWADVDHYSLNTAGSFWTNGPAGAFGGLQSVHPSGAVYGGQVGYNWQSANWVFGIEAAGFGTDLRRTDISIFAPATDLLSARIEGLFTATGRIGYAIDRWLPYIKGGYAGAQVRTINREPPPAFALDVSLDHGEWRSGFLVGGGLEYAITNNWIAGVEYNYMDFGSSTWSQLNRTAAGAVFNAAAPENYRDHVTMQTVTARLSYKFGGPIVAKY from the coding sequence ATGGTCCATCATCGTAAATCAGCAACAGAATCGGTTGAGGACTTTGAAATGAAAAAAATGTTGCTGGCCGCCGCCAGCTTAATCAGCCTCGCTTCTTGCGCCGATGCAGCGGATCTCGCTGCCCGTCCTTACACCAAGGCGCCGGCTATGATCGCCGCAGTGCACGATTGGTCCGGCTTTTATGTAGGTGCAAGTGCCGGTTATGGATGGGCGGATGTAGACCATTACAGCCTCAACACGGCCGGCTCATTCTGGACGAACGGACCCGCCGGTGCGTTTGGGGGGCTACAATCGGTACATCCATCAGGGGCCGTTTACGGCGGCCAAGTCGGCTACAATTGGCAATCTGCTAATTGGGTGTTCGGCATCGAAGCGGCTGGCTTTGGCACCGATCTGAGACGAACGGACATCAGCATTTTTGCGCCCGCGACCGATCTACTCAGTGCTCGGATTGAAGGCTTGTTTACTGCTACGGGCAGGATCGGATACGCGATCGACAGATGGCTGCCTTACATCAAGGGCGGCTATGCAGGGGCGCAAGTTCGGACAATAAACCGAGAACCGCCTCCGGCCTTTGCTCTTGATGTCAGCCTGGATCACGGCGAGTGGCGTAGTGGCTTCTTGGTCGGCGGTGGCCTTGAATATGCAATCACCAACAACTGGATCGCCGGCGTCGAATATAATTACATGGACTTCGGCAGCTCAACATGGTCGCAACTCAATCGGACTGCGGCTGGCGCGGTGTTCAACGCTGCGGCACCGGAAAACTATCGCGACCACGTCACGATGCAGACGGTAACAGCCCGGCTGAGCTATAAGTTTGGCGGCCCCATCGTCGCAAAGTACTGA
- a CDS encoding MFS transporter, with amino-acid sequence MPLLQVLRPTLPILIGASIMLTLSMGLRQSLGIFMQPLTHDIHISVSDFTLALAVQNLAWGFLQPLAGAMTTRYGFRPIMIVGSLMYIAGLALMATANGLVAIMIGAGVLIGTSLACTAAAIAMSVAARAVPATVRSTVLGIVSGAGSLGALLSAPIGQMLNEGFGWRVGLAGFVVMSVLMIPAAWYAGRVDQVPLPKPSADDIGDATAATAARTAFGNASFVVMTCAYLVCGMQLVFLTTHLPSYLAICGLDPMLSAQTLGMIGGFNVLGSLFFGWAGQRWNKLALLGGIYILRSLALAWYFMLPATPFSTLLFGAIMGFLWMGVGPLVAGAVAEMFGLRWQAMIQGLAFMSHQIGSFLGAYGGGVIYDALGSYNMAWRIGVALGLAGGIVQVAFALLRPSQPPTPVLRTA; translated from the coding sequence ATGCCCCTGCTGCAGGTCCTGCGTCCAACATTGCCGATCCTGATCGGCGCCTCGATCATGCTGACGCTGAGCATGGGGTTGCGGCAGAGCCTCGGCATCTTCATGCAACCGCTGACGCACGACATCCACATCTCGGTCTCGGATTTCACGCTGGCGCTGGCGGTGCAGAACCTCGCTTGGGGCTTCCTGCAGCCGCTCGCCGGCGCGATGACGACGCGCTACGGCTTTCGCCCGATCATGATCGTGGGATCGCTGATGTACATCGCGGGGCTTGCGCTGATGGCGACCGCGAATGGACTCGTCGCCATCATGATCGGCGCCGGCGTGCTGATCGGCACCTCGCTCGCCTGCACCGCGGCCGCGATCGCGATGTCGGTGGCGGCGCGCGCGGTGCCCGCGACGGTGCGCTCCACCGTGCTCGGCATCGTGTCCGGCGCGGGCTCGCTGGGCGCGCTATTGTCGGCGCCGATCGGACAGATGCTCAACGAGGGCTTTGGCTGGCGCGTCGGGCTCGCCGGTTTCGTCGTGATGTCGGTGCTGATGATTCCGGCCGCGTGGTATGCGGGGCGCGTCGACCAGGTCCCGCTGCCGAAGCCGTCTGCCGACGACATCGGCGATGCCACCGCCGCGACCGCGGCGAGGACCGCGTTCGGCAATGCCTCCTTCGTGGTGATGACCTGCGCCTATCTCGTCTGCGGTATGCAACTCGTCTTCCTCACCACGCATCTGCCGTCCTATCTCGCCATCTGCGGCCTCGATCCCATGCTGAGCGCGCAGACGCTCGGCATGATCGGCGGCTTCAACGTGCTGGGCTCGCTGTTCTTCGGCTGGGCCGGCCAGCGCTGGAACAAGCTGGCGCTGTTAGGGGGCATCTACATCCTGCGCTCGCTGGCGCTGGCCTGGTATTTCATGCTGCCGGCAACGCCGTTCTCGACGCTGCTGTTCGGCGCCATCATGGGCTTCCTCTGGATGGGCGTCGGCCCGCTGGTCGCGGGCGCCGTCGCCGAGATGTTCGGCCTGCGCTGGCAGGCGATGATCCAGGGGCTCGCCTTCATGAGCCACCAGATCGGCAGCTTCCTCGGTGCCTACGGCGGCGGGGTGATCTACGACGCACTCGGCTCCTACAATATGGCCTGGCGCATCGGCGTGGCGCTCGGGCTGGCCGGCGGTATCGTGCAGGTGGCGTTCGCACTGTTAAGACCGTCGCAGCCGCCCACGCCGGTGCTGAGGACGGCGTAG
- a CDS encoding TetR/AcrR family transcriptional regulator yields MAPPPAPQTMKERILQTADKLFYLQGIRAIGVDTIAAEIGISKRTLYNHFPSKDALIKAYLERRFVHASPSDKPPAEQILATFDSLERRFAARDFRGCPFVNAVAELGPADRAVKKIAIAFKESRRLWFRDRLNELGVAEADALATQLVLLVDGSIAQDLVRDDPAMARAAKEAAKVLLRNAGVDVEDAKVAKERKDAIRHP; encoded by the coding sequence ATGGCTCCCCCGCCCGCCCCACAGACGATGAAAGAGCGGATCCTGCAGACCGCCGACAAGCTGTTCTATCTGCAGGGCATTCGCGCGATCGGCGTCGACACCATCGCGGCCGAGATCGGCATCTCCAAGCGCACGCTCTACAACCACTTCCCGTCCAAGGACGCGCTGATCAAGGCCTATCTGGAGCGCCGCTTCGTGCACGCCTCCCCGTCCGACAAGCCGCCGGCCGAGCAGATCCTCGCCACCTTCGATTCGCTGGAGCGTCGCTTCGCAGCCAGGGACTTTCGCGGCTGCCCGTTCGTGAATGCGGTCGCCGAGCTCGGCCCTGCCGACCGCGCCGTGAAGAAGATCGCCATCGCCTTCAAGGAAAGCCGCCGCCTCTGGTTTCGCGACCGGCTAAACGAGCTTGGCGTCGCGGAGGCAGACGCGCTGGCGACGCAGCTCGTGCTGCTGGTCGACGGCTCGATCGCGCAGGACCTCGTGCGCGATGATCCGGCGATGGCAAGAGCTGCGAAGGAAGCGGCGAAGGTGTTGCTGCGGAACGCGGGGGTGGATGTGGAGGATGCGAAGGTGGCGAAGGAACGCAAGGATGCGATCCGGCATCCCTGA